The segment CAGAGAGCTTGGTCCTATTGCAGGGAGGGTTTGGGCATGAAACACTGGGCAGAATCTCCTGGGCGTGGATGCTGCAGGCATGGGGCTGCCATGGGAACTCAAGGACACTGTCAGCACAGAGTGCTGGAGAGGGTGTGTTTAGAGACAGGGCTCCACAGACCCTGGTTTCTGGGGGCATTCAGTGGGGTGCTCTGAGCACGGGCACCCTGAACGGATTTCCTGGGCTGAGAGCTCCTCGCTTACTGGGTGCGCTGTTTGCCTGAGTCACCCGTATGACATGTTTCCGTGCCGGGCGGCACTGGATATTTTTAGGGAGAGGAACTATTTTGCGTTGGACCCCCCAGCAGCTATCagctccctccctgggagcagctgcgcTTGCCGAGCTACGAGAGCGTGCGGAAGAAGGATCGGCAGCGGGAGATCCACCAGATGATTGCCGAGAGGTTTGGGCTGTGGGCAGACCCCTCCCAGGAGGTGAGTGGAAGGCTGCCAGCATCCTGCCTTTGACTGTCTAGAAGCACAGCAATTGTCCCATCCTGTTTCCTGATaggccttccccagccctctgcactgcATCGGTAGGGCCctctctcctccatctctgcagctgctctgggaAAGGCACACTGACCTCCAGGAAATGCCACAGTCTGCGAGCGCACGATAGATCCCTCCCCTGTGCATCTGCAGCAAGGCCTCCAAAAACCACACTGGGAGAGGGCACAGGGTTGCTGGTCTCTTTGAAGATGGAAATGTGCCTTTGGGATCTAACAGGATTCCAAGTCCTTCTTCTCCCCCCTGGCATCCCTCCTGGCTGCGATGACTGTTGAATATTTCCCCCCTGCCTGGGTTTGTTCATAAATTATAGGCTTGCTCACCTGCCAACCCTTCAGCTCTCTGTTCAGTAGGCCAGGGAGGTCTCGACTGTCTGAAGTTTCTACATCCAGTTGAGCAGGTCAGTCCTGTGGCAACACCCCCAGTGGGATAAGTCTGCTGTACCATCCTCTCCATCATACCACATCCAGGCCTGTCTAGGGCATAATGGAAATCTGTGAATCTTTTAATATAGTGGGATTCCTCCCATGGGATTCCTTTCTTTAATGGCTGAGCCATTAAGCCTGTATCCAAAAAAAGATTCAGTGCAATGGACACTACGACTCTTAGCCTGGCCTCCTCATGGCACTTTGCATATGccgtagggatgtaaaatcctgtttaatcagttaataagTTAAATGTTAACTGGGatcccacaggcagggggctgctgcagcccagctgggctggagtggccccccgcCCACAGTGTGGTACAGTGGGCCTGGCTaggctggagtgcccctcccacctgtgtcttgggtggggggctgcagaagcctGGCCAAGCCCACTGTGTTGCAGGCTGCTCCGGCCACAGTTGCTCTGGCTGTGCTAGGCCTGCTGACCCATGCTGCAcatgggggctgctctggtcaggctgggcccaccacactgtggatggggagctgctccagccgggcCGGGTCCACTATACCGCACAATggggggagctgttccagccaggcCGGGTCCACTATACCGCACAATggggggagctgttccagccaggctgggtccaCTATACCGCACAATggggggagctgttccagccaggcCTGGTTCACTCTACCGCACAAtggggggagctgctccagcccagccaggccgcTGTTAACCAGTAAGCTTACCTGTTAACCggttacatccctaatgtgcagAGTGCATGATGTACACTTATGAAACTGcctagcacaggggtggccaacctgtggcttcggagccacatgtggctcttcggAAGTTAATACGCGGCTCcttacataggtaccaaatccagggtgggagctacaggtgccagctttccactgggctggagggtgctcactgttcaacccagctctgccctaggcgctGTCCCTTCCACAGTGCctctaggatcctgccacttcctaccctctccactgagcctctCATACCCACacttcccccctccagtgtctcccactgagagctGATGCCGGTGGGCacaaggaaaaggaggaggagacactgaccggtggggctgccagtgggcgggatgtgctgagattggtggtggggagatgatcagggctggtgtcataactgttgctctttgacAATGTGCACTGGTATATTCTGGCTCCgtctcaggtttaggttggccacccctggcctaggaCCTTGTGAGGCAGAGAACCTGAAGCACAGAGAGGGAAGGGCCTTGCCTCAGAGGGAGATGGTAGTAAAACCAGGATTAGAATGCAGGAGTTCTAGCTCCTTGCTCTGTACCACACATCTCACCTCACCCTGATTCCTCTGCAGAAGTGGGGATGTTTTAATCACTCAAGCCCCAACCctcaaaaggtatttaggctccattgatttcagtgggagttaggagTCTAAATACCGTTGAGAAGCTTTGGCCACAGCTTCTAGTGATGGGAGCAGTATAAACACCTGAATTGTCAGGTCTGGCTTATAGATACCCACAAGCAACAGCTGGCATTAAGTGTACAGAACACTATAGATGGGGATGGGGAATATGCTAACGCCAATcttattttaacagaaaaataataattttggatGGAAGATTTTCCTGAGAAAAGGTTTTTAGTAGAAATGCTGACAGGCTCCTGAGCTGCTTAGCAAGAGCCACAGATGGGGATGAAGAGATGCAGTGTAGGAGTGGGTGGGATGGCCGTAATAGCTGTATTGGATTTCCACCTTAACTCTTCATAATCTCCTCCTGTACACTCATCTAGGTGGCAGTGTAGAGGGTGTAATGGAGGCCCCAGAGAGTTGAATTTCAGAGCCGTGACAATGGTGTGAATGGACTCACTTAAACCTCTTATATAACACGGGGTAATCTTCACCAGTGTTTATTGTTATTCAGCATAATGGACTTTTCTTTCCTCTATCTCAGCTGCCACCCCCCTATGAGCAAGCCCTACGTCATCCTCCAGCCTGCCCAGAACCCGGAGCAGGGTCAGAGTTACCAGACGGACACAGATTGCTGGATGCATTCCCGTCCTCCATCAGCTACCCAACTCAAAGGAACACAGCTGTGTAGAAGGGGAATCAACCCTGGAACacctctccttccctctgccaCAAGGACAGCGCAAGGCCTGGGACGTCTGTCCCTTCCTGCAGGGCAGAGATGCACCTCATGCCTTCATCCAGTTGCACAAACCATTGAGGACCACTTGTGCAGATCCCAGGCAAAGCAGTGGAGATTTCCATCCACTGACTCCCCACACAAGAATGAAGGTAGAGTGAATACCAGGATCTATCTACCAGCCATCTCTCTCCCAGGAACGGTGGAATAAACCTGAAGCCATTTCTTTTCCACTGTTTCCACTCTAGTAACCTTATCTTAACCAAAGACCATGGAATAATCCTCAGTCATTTCGGTTGTATTTGAGAGGGCAGAGCAAAGGTGATGGTCCACCAGCCAAGGACTGTCCCTGGAGAAAAGGCAGGTGGCTCTTCCACTGTAATACACCTCTATGAGGCTGCAGCAGCTACTGCCACCCACTCCAAGGATTAAACCTCCGAAGCTCAGCATTTCTTCCTTAAATGCTTTATCTTATCTACTCCCTATGTTGTAAAAACATTTACTTTATCAGGTACCAGGGGGAAGCCTGGCCTGCCAATGCCGTATGAATGTATTTGTACTAGAGCTATTGTCATCATAGCTAGGTGCTCCACATTCACATCCTTCTGGGATATAAAATGCTATGTGGAGAAGTCTGCTAAGTTCAGACAAGATAAAAGTTCAGCAAGGGCTAGGGTTCTGGGGATTGAACAGCCAGATGCTTCACAATGCGATCAACAAAAGTCAGAGGACAGCAGCATTTCAGAACAGCAGGAGCGGTGTACCAAGATGTGCAGCTGGGAAAGTGTTAATGGGGATTTCACCCTGAAAGGAGCAAGGGCAGATGAACCAAGCTGATACCACTTCATAAACAAGAGGCAATTTGAGCTCTGTAGCTCAGATAATCTAATTATCCCTGTGATGTTGCAATTGCAATTCAGATTTCCACCTACTTTTTATATTTCAGGATAAACTTTTAAAGTGTTTACAATATGGTAGATGAAACAGAGACAGTCAGATCACAAGATATCTAAGGAGTGACTGAGTGCTGTGAAATGACTGCTCAGCAGACTGACAAAACAGAAGTTGTGTTGTTTGGATTTTGGCCTTGGGGTATGCCTCTTTCACCCTTCAACTCAGGAGCATGATATTCTCAGACTTCTTCCCAAGTTGGGAGTTCCAAACTCAAGTCCAATTAGCTTTGAAACTGTGGCCACATCACCTCCTTTATGTCAGGGGGAGATTGAATAAATTTGTTAGGGTTTGagtgttaaagaaaaaaaaagagacaaaaagCCAATGAGGTTTTCATTTTGGAatgacacacacttttttttggtGGTTACTAGAGAAGGGAAAATTCTCTTCTGCAGTATTAAACCTAAACGCAACAGGATAGTGCCAGTGCCAAATGAAACTAAGGACAAAAATAAAACCAACCAGTCTAGTTTTGTAGAAGGTGAGTGACAGTGCAAAATATAATTAGAATcacagaactagaagggacctcgaggtcatcgagtccagtcccctgccttcatggcaggaccaagcactgtctagaatgaaggactctttttaaaaataacttgtttACTAATCTGAGGAAGTAAGAGGCATggataagggttttttttttaaaaaaaaatcacattatgcTAGAAATGATAGGAACAGAACATTTTACACACTTATTAAAACCAAAACCTTTAGAATTCAGGaagccttttttttccccccactgatTCCTATGCCATTGGACAATGCTGTAACATGAGTGTTACAAACAGGAGGGATGCAAAATCCAGACACATTGTTTTAGAGTGAAACTTTAGAAAGTCGTGGTTTATTTTTTACCACAATCAATATGGCAGTTTCCCTTTTAAATATGCTCACCATGGCAGGACGGGACATGGCCGTAACTCCAAAGCTATTTCATGATTAAACATTCTCATTCTCTGCAGCTGTCTTTTGGACAGGGAGCACCTGGAGTTCCCTATTCTACCAAAGCTGACAGGAATGTTACAATGAAACTTCTGTGTGAGGCTTGCAGCTTTGCCAGTACACCCAGAGCTCATCATGAGAGCAGAGTTGGTGGTTTGGGTCTCCCTGGACTTTCCCCTCTGAGGAGAACCACAAACAATAGACATAGCTCCTTCTGGTACTTGTTCCTGCCAATAAACTGCAGCATTGGGAACCCAGTAATTCCTTGCATGCAGGTTTATTACTTTTACCAATATACTAAAAACTCTTTCATTAAGAGGAAGAGGAATGACAACAGGATTCAATAAAGCATCTGATCCCCACATAGGTCACTCCTGCTTATTAAAAATTGTGATTACAGTTAGCGCAAACCAGGAGGCATCGACTGAATCACTAATTCCTGAGTAATAACCTTGACTCTGGAGCCTTCAGCAAATCCCATGCTCCAGTTTCCCCCATGGGAATAGCTGCTTTCCTACTTCACACACATTATGAGTTCATGTTTCCAAAGTGTTGGTCATTATCCCTGTGTTaccaactagaagatttacccagcgttgctcagttccttaactcaaatactttttgtttttcttcctgtaAATCATTGGTTTGGGGGGCTCAGTatgcaggcagctccagggagagagaacaaccccagccctgtctcaccgcagcagcttccGGTCAtgtgagaagcatctctccatggctgctgcagcaggcacaacAGGCGTAGGGGTGtttacaaactctctcaaatatagagtagatagctgttgctttctccacccctgcctctgtgggattatagctgtcctgATGCCCATCTTTTGTCTGTTGCCGCCCCACTGTGGTCATTATATGAgctaactgtccctgctatcagatccctccctttgtttctcataaaacagagtCACATtacaggcatatcccattgtcctggcacaaccaaaccctgatcttgctttaaattataagaggaagTGGCATACCcattttggtggtcctagctcttactgtttagaaggagttcttcaacagacagaaactctcaaatatataatgaatcgggaaactgaggcaggggcccAATGCCACAGAATGAGCTGGTACCAAAGCTGGGATTAGAATTCAGATTCTATTCCTTTTTCAGAATTCCCAGTGTACATCAGATGCAGTCAGGACAGGAACTGTTCCAATGAATAGTGAGAAACAAAATGGCTGTGCCTGGAACTGGATAATTCCTGTGCAGAAAGTACAGTATTTCCAGTTGGACTGGAGCACAGCTATCCAGAAGGGAAAGGCAGATTCACTgagcctttttgtttttaaacttattCCACGAACACCATCACACTGTTAGAGAATCCCagaacatttattttatatatgcTTCAACAAACAgcatcggggcagtctggactaCTTTGTAACTCTCAAATTTACATCCAGTGAGTTCTAGGAACCAGAAACTGGAGTTGCCAACAAGTCATTTCAGATCTAGAGGAGTCCTTCAGACTTCTTTCTGGTTGAGTGGCAGGTTTGTCATGGTGATCAGTCATTACTGTGTGGGGAAGCAGAGCCTCAGATCATGGTGACTAGCTTGAAGCTCCCCACTTCTTTGGTGGGGACAACGTTGATGAAGGTTTTGTAAAGCACTGCTGATTTGGGTAGGCAACAGATCACGTCCCTGGTCTCTTCGCTGCGGGGTGGTGGCACATAGACCTCCTTGGTGAATCGCACaatcccatcctccaaagcaaaGAGTGTCTTGTTACAACCTATCCCCACCTGGAAGAGAGGAGAAGTGTGCTGTTAGAAAGCGTTTAGGTCACTGTGCACCATTTAACAAAGTGGAACATGCCACTGGTCCAGCTAGTCTGGTGTTCTGGCTACAGCAATGTTCAGTACCTGATACTTCAAAAGAAGGCAAAAAGCACTGCACTCGGGGAACTGCCAACAATTCTACATGCTATGGGAAAAGATACATTATTCTAACCCTGAAGCATGAGAACTGATTAACGtcatgctagggatgtaatagtgcagtcgagtaaccaataagcaaaaacgtataggttaatgctataaactacatgcatttctcctctccccaccagtaAGTTTTTTAGTAGGCtagccagcagccaggctcagtcctggcttgcgacaggtctgggacctacccctgctgtggctctgcatttaaagtgtattaggagctgggtggacaggcagctcggctcagtcctggctcatgccgggtccaggacctatccctgctgtggctctgcaattaaaatgtattaggagctgggtgggcaggcaggccgGCTCAattccagcttgtgccaggtttGGGAACTCAGACctgcccccagacaggggctgctgccaccccacgctgctgcctctttatcagaggcaacagcacagggcaaTAGGCATCTGGTCCAtgaaaggagctggcttttaaactggcttccctcatggaccaTCACCTGCCTGCAGAGTGGCATGggactcctcaggagtgaggcaagagtgcactggctgctggccccacccccaaggactatagaatagtcaactaaccagtaagaattcctgaggttactcagctattcaattaaccgTATTTAACATCCCCACTTCACATACAAATGTTGGTAACAGTCAAAACTCTCCAGTTGTTTACTAAATCTGACTCCTGCACTGATATGGTTTTGAATAAATGGTAAAACATGTCTGGTAATGAAACAGTGACTTTAAGGTTCTACAAAATGCAACGGAGGAAACAGAGAAGAGCCTTGACAGAGCTACGGCTGAATTCTGGATACTGCGATGCAGAGCTATAAAAGATGAAAAACTAACTCACGTGAGCCCCTGGATGCCAGCGTATCACCCGCTGGGTGGCCAATGTAGTGCCTGCATGAACAAAGGCACCTGCAACAGAGTTACATGGATTCAGATTACAAAAGAATAAGCTTCTCAATAGCCTGAGTTCTGGTAGAATGAGAACTCACAAA is part of the Pelodiscus sinensis isolate JC-2024 chromosome 20, ASM4963464v1, whole genome shotgun sequence genome and harbors:
- the MRPL27 gene encoding large ribosomal subunit protein bL27m isoform X3, producing the protein MAVAGLGRVGGLVAVTRLLLAAPQVTAVAVRCASKKSGGSSKNLGGKSPGKRYGYKKTEGAFVHAGTTLATQRVIRWHPGAHVGIGCNKTLFALEDGIVRFTKEVYVPPPRSEETRDVICCLPKSAVLYKTFINVVPTKEVGSFKLVTMI
- the MRPL27 gene encoding large ribosomal subunit protein bL27m isoform X1, coding for MSAARVRGKGEGSSPFPQCAPPAGGVEGHEPGDWPMAFLAAPQVTAVAVRCASKKSGGSSKNLGGKSPGKRYGYKKTEGAFVHAGTTLATQRVIRWHPGAHVGIGCNKTLFALEDGIVRFTKEVYVPPPRSEETRDVICCLPKSAVLYKTFINVVPTKEVGSFKLVTMI
- the MRPL27 gene encoding large ribosomal subunit protein bL27m isoform X2, whose protein sequence is MCACADRPNLALLGCNLLATVLAAPQVTAVAVRCASKKSGGSSKNLGGKSPGKRYGYKKTEGAFVHAGTTLATQRVIRWHPGAHVGIGCNKTLFALEDGIVRFTKEVYVPPPRSEETRDVICCLPKSAVLYKTFINVVPTKEVGSFKLVTMI